A single genomic interval of Astyanax mexicanus isolate ESR-SI-001 chromosome 4, AstMex3_surface, whole genome shotgun sequence harbors:
- the LOC103030290 gene encoding probable G-protein coupled receptor 148: MTKKKEPFKKRAHYSLSQRTKMNCSSPVSTAVQWYTIMQCARINFYLIPAALLTTSTLLLDSLLLFCILRNSSLRQETRYLLLGNTFLADALFLLINLVKVSSNALDIEIPYICCQAIIFTTVTTFCSSVQTVTLMVIDTFAAVRWPLHYNKILPRSRIIKIIGFVWAFNALVSMVLLLVTELSNDSRPESLKVCVVLIALACVKQLQFVLQVYYNGWVVVCSVLVVYCYIRLYNVTKSSGIWSSRYSRARQTLLVHSLMLVMYFAPCLVFTVQLAKFDRLNKDVNVWLNTMNLTVLMLLPRACSPYLYGLRNRKIYDTVKLMLCRKCLKSNDTHSVQAHAS, from the coding sequence ATGACCAAGAAAAAAGAACCCTTCAAAAAAAGAGCTCATTACTCATTATCTCAGCGTACAAAGATGAATTGTTCCTCTCCTGTCTCGACCGCTGTGCAGTGGTACACGATCATGCAATGTGCCAGAATAAATTTTTACCTCATCCCTGCTGCTCTCCTCACCACCAGCACTTTACTGCTCGACTCCTTGCTTCTCTTCTGCATCCTCCGGAACTCATCCCTCCGTCAGGAAACACGATACCTTCTCCTTGGCAACACCTTCTTGGCAGATGCTCTGTTCCTCTTGATCAACCTTGTCAAAGTGTCCTCCAACGCTCTAGATATAGAAATCCCTTATATCTGCTGTCAGGCCATAATTTTCACTACAGTGACGACATTCTGCTCCTCTGTCCAAACAGTCACTTTAATGGTCATTGATACCTTTGCTGCAGTGCGCTGGCCATTACATTACAACAAGATTCTGCCACGTTCTCGAATTATAAAGATCATTGGATTTGTGTGGGCATTCAATGCACTGGTCTCAATGGTTCTGTTGCTGGTTACGGAGCTTAGTAATGACAGCAGACCTGAAAGTCTTAAGGTTTGTGTGGTTCTCATTGCTCTAGCATGCGTAAAACAGTTACAGTTTGTACTGCAAGTGTACTACAACGGCTGGGTGGTTGTCTGTTCTGTCCTGGTCGTCTACTGCTACATTCGTCTCTACAACGTCACAAAAAGCTCAGGAATATGGAGTAGTCGCTACTCGCGGGCTCGACAGACTCTGTTAGTTCATTCTTTGATGCTGGTGATGTACTTCGCACCCTGTCTGGTTTTTACTGTGCAGCTAGCAAAATTCGACAGGCTGAACAAGGACGTTAACGTGTGGCTCAATACAATGAACCTGactgtgctgatgctgctgccaCGTGCTTGCTCTCCATACTTGTATGGCCTTCGCAATCGCAAGATCTACGACACGGTGAAGCTAATGCTGTGTAGAAAATGTCTCAAGTCAAATGACACTCACAGCGTTCAAGCCCATGCATCATAA